In a single window of the Lacerta agilis isolate rLacAgi1 chromosome 15, rLacAgi1.pri, whole genome shotgun sequence genome:
- the TAOK1 gene encoding serine/threonine-protein kinase TAO1 isoform X2 produces MPSTSRAGSLKDPEIAELFFKEDPEKLFTDLREIGHGSFGAVYFAHDVRTNEVVAIKKMSYSGKQSNEKWQDIIKEVKFLQRIKHPNSIEYKGCYLREHTAWLVMEYCLGSASDLLEVHKKPLQELEIAAITHGALQGLAYLHSHNMIHRDIKAGNILLTEPGQVKLADFGSASIASPANSFVGTPYWMAPEVILAMDEGQYDGKVDVWSLGITCIELAERKPPLFNMNAMSALYHIAQNESPTLQSNEWSDYFRNFVDSCLQKIPQDRPTSEELLKHVFVLRERPETVLIDLIQRTKDAVRELDNLQYRKMKKLLFQEAHNGPAVETQEEEEEQDHGMGRTGTVNSVGSNQSIPSMSISASSQSSSVNSLPDASDDRSELDMMEGDHTVMSNSSVIHLKPEEENYREDPDPRSRASEPQVSPPQVSRHRSHYRNREHFATIRTASLVTRQMQEHEQDSELREQMSGYKRMRRQHQKQLMALENKLKAEMDEHRLRLDKDLETQRNNFAAEMEKLIKKHQAAMEKEAKIMANEEKKFQQHIQAQQKKELNSFLESQKREYKLRKEQLKEELNENQSTPKKEKQEWLSKQKENIQHFQAEEEANLLRRQRQYLELECRRFKRRMLLGRHNLEQDLVREELNKRQTQKDLEHAMLLRQHESMQELEFRHLNTIQKMRCELIRLQHQTELTNQLEYNKRRERELRRKHVMEVRQQPKSLKSKELQIKKQFQDTCKIQTRQYKALRNHLLETTPKSEHKAVLKRLKEEQTRKLAILAEQYDHSINEMLSTQALRLDEAQEAECQVLKMQLQQELELLNAYQSKIKMQAEAQHDRELHELEQRVSLRRALLEQKIEEEMLALQNERTERIRSLLERQAREIEAFDSESMRLGFSNMVLSNLSPEAFSHSYPGASSWSHNPSGGAGPHWGHPMGGPPQAWGHPMQGGPQPWGHPSGPMQGVPRGSSLGVRNSPQALRRTSSGGRTEPGMSRSTSVTSQISNGSHMSYT; encoded by the exons ATGCCATCCACCAGCCGAGCGGGCAGCCTGAAGGACCCCGAGATTGCAGAGCTCTTCTTCAAAGAAGATCCAGAGAAGCTCTTCACGGATCTCCGAGAGATCGGCCATGGAAGCTTTGGAGCTGTTTATTTT GCACATGATGTGCGCACCAATGAAGTGGTGGCCATCAAGAAAATGTCTTACAGTGGGAAGCAATCCAACGAG AAATGGCAGGATATCATTAAAGAAGTCAAGTTCCTACAAAGAATTAAACATCCAAACAGTATAGAATACAAAGGCTGCTATTTGCGGGAGCATACAGCATGG CTTGTTATGGAATACTGTTTAGGATCAGCATCAGATTTATTAGAAG TCCATAAAAAGCCATTGCAAGAGCTGGAAATTGCTGCAATTACCCACGGTGCTCTCCAAGGTTTAGCATACTTGCATTCTCACAACATGATCCATAG AGATATCAAGGCAGGAAACATCCTACTGACGGAACCAGGCCAGGTGAAACTCGCTGACTTCGGATCTGCTTCCATAGCATCTCCTGCCAATTCGTTTGTGGGGACACCATATTG GATGGCCCCAGAAGTGATTTTAGCcatggatgaagggcaatatgaTGGTAAAGTCGACGTGTGGTCACTTGGGATAACGTGTATCGAATTAG CGGAAAGGAAGCCTCCCTTGTTTAATATGAACGCAATGAGTGCCTTATATCACATAGCGCAGAATGAATCCCCTACACTCCAGTCCAATGAATG GTCTGATTATTTTCGAAACTTTGTAGATTCTTGCCTCCAGAAAATCCCCCAAGACAGGCCTACATCGGAGGAGCTCCTGAAG CACGTGTTTGTCCTCCGGGAGCGCCCTGAGACAGTGTTAATAGACCTGATCCAGAGAACAAAGGATGCAGTCAGAGAACTGGACAATCTTCAGTATCGCAAGATGAAGAAACTCCTCTTCCAGGAGGCGCACAACGGGCCCGCGGTGGAAacccaggaggaagaggag GAGCAAGACCACGGCATGGGCCGGACGGGAACAGTGAACAGTGTCGGGAGCAACCAGTCCATCCCCAGCATGTCCATTAGTGCCAGTAGCCAAAGCAGTAGTGTTAATAGTCTTCCAGATGCCTCGGACGACAGGAGCGAGCTGGACATGATGGAGGGTGACCACACGGTGATGTCCAACAGCTCCGTCATCCACTTGAAGCCG GAGGAAGAAAACTACAGGGAGGATCCGGACCCCCGATCAAGAGCGTCGGAACCCCAAGTGTCTCCACCCCAAGTGTCTCGCCACAGATCCCACTACCGCAACCGAGAGCATTTTGCTACTATACGCACAGCGTCGCTG GTGACGAGGCAGATGCAGGAGCACGAGCAAGACTCGGAGCTCCGGGAGCAGATGTCCGGCTACAAGCGGATGCGGCGGCAGCACCAGAAGCAGCTGATGGCCCTGGAGAACAAGCTGAAGGCCGAGATGGATGAGCACCGCCTGCGGCTGGACAAGGACCTGGAGACCCAGCGCAACAACTTTGCGGCGGAGATGGAGAAGCTCATCAAGAAGCACCAGGCGGCAATGGAGAAGGAG GCGAAAATCATGGCCAATGAAGAGAAGAAGTTTCAGCAGCACATTCAAGCCCAGCAGAAGAAAGAGCTGAACAGCTTCCTGGAATCCCAGAAAAGAGAGTATAAACTGCGCAAGGAGCAGCTCAAAGAG GAGCTGAATGAGAACCAGAGCACTCCCAAGAAGGAGAAGCAGGAGTGGCTGTCCAAGCAGAAGGAGAACATCCAGCACTTccaggcggaggaggaggccaaCCTGCTCCGGCGGCAGCGGCAGTACTTGGAGCTGGAGTGCCGCCGCTTCAAACGGCGGATGCTGCTGGGGCGCCACAACCTGGAGCAGGACCTTGTCCGGGAG GAGCTGAACAAGCGCCAGACACAGAAGGACCTGGAGCATGCCATGCTGCTGCGCCAGCACGAGTCCATGCAGGAGCTGGAGTTCCGGCACCTCAACACCATCCAGAAGATGCGCTGCGAGCTCATCCGGCTCCAGCACCAGACAGAGCTCACCAACCAGCTGGAGTATAACAAGCGGCGGGAGAGGGAGCTGCGACGCAAGCATGTCATGGAGGTGCGGCAGCAGCCCAAGAGCCTCAAG tctAAAGAGCTCCAGATCAAGAAGCAGTTCCAGGATACGTGCAAAATCCAGACCCGGCAGTACAAGGCCCTGCGGAACCACCTGCTGGAGACCACCCCCAAGAGTGAGCACAAGGCTGTCTTGAAGAGGCTCAAGGAGGAGCAGACTCGAAAGCTGGCCATCCTCGCAGAGCAGTACGACCACAGCATCAACGAGATGCTCTCCACACAGGCT CTGCGATTGGACGAGGCGCAGGAAGCAGAGTGCCAGGTCTTGAAgatgcagctgcagcaggaaCTGGAGCTGCTCAACGCCTATCAGAGCAAGATCAAGATGCAGGCAGAGGCTCAGCACGACCGGGAGCTGCACGAGCTGGAGCAGCGGGTGTCCCTGCGCAGGGCCCTCCTTGAGCAGAAG ATCGAGGAGGAGATGCTGGCCTTGCAGAACGAGCGCACGGAGCGGATCCGAAGCCTGCTGGAGCGCCAGGCCCGGGAGATTGAGGCGTTCGACTCGGAGAGCATGCGGCTGGGCTTCAGCAACATGGTCCTCTCGAACCTCTCCCCAGAGGCGTTCAGCCACAGCTACCCGGGAGCTTCCAGCTGGTCCCACAACCCTTCCGGGGGCGCAGGGCCCCACTGGGGTCACCCCATGGGTGGTCCGCCGCAGGCGTGGGGCCACCCAATGCAGGGCGGCCCCCAGCCATGGGGTCACCCCTCTGGGCCCATGCAGGGGGTCCCCCGGGGGAGCTCACTGGGGGTCCGCAACAGCCCCCAGGCTCTGAGGCGGACGTCCTCCGGGGGACGGACGGAGCCAGGCATGAGCAGGAGCACGAGCGTCACGTCACAAATATCCAATGGGTCACACATGTCTTATACATAA
- the TAOK1 gene encoding serine/threonine-protein kinase TAO1 isoform X1: MPSTSRAGSLKDPEIAELFFKEDPEKLFTDLREIGHGSFGAVYFAHDVRTNEVVAIKKMSYSGKQSNEKWQDIIKEVKFLQRIKHPNSIEYKGCYLREHTAWLVMEYCLGSASDLLEVHKKPLQELEIAAITHGALQGLAYLHSHNMIHRDIKAGNILLTEPGQVKLADFGSASIASPANSFVGTPYWMAPEVILAMDEGQYDGKVDVWSLGITCIELAERKPPLFNMNAMSALYHIAQNESPTLQSNEWSDYFRNFVDSCLQKIPQDRPTSEELLKHVFVLRERPETVLIDLIQRTKDAVRELDNLQYRKMKKLLFQEAHNGPAVETQEEEEEQDHGMGRTGTVNSVGSNQSIPSMSISASSQSSSVNSLPDASDDRSELDMMEGDHTVMSNSSVIHLKPEEENYREDPDPRSRASEPQVSPPQVSRHRSHYRNREHFATIRTASLVTRQMQEHEQDSELREQMSGYKRMRRQHQKQLMALENKLKAEMDEHRLRLDKDLETQRNNFAAEMEKLIKKHQAAMEKEVGGSCFRTASPAKIMANEEKKFQQHIQAQQKKELNSFLESQKREYKLRKEQLKEELNENQSTPKKEKQEWLSKQKENIQHFQAEEEANLLRRQRQYLELECRRFKRRMLLGRHNLEQDLVREELNKRQTQKDLEHAMLLRQHESMQELEFRHLNTIQKMRCELIRLQHQTELTNQLEYNKRRERELRRKHVMEVRQQPKSLKSKELQIKKQFQDTCKIQTRQYKALRNHLLETTPKSEHKAVLKRLKEEQTRKLAILAEQYDHSINEMLSTQALRLDEAQEAECQVLKMQLQQELELLNAYQSKIKMQAEAQHDRELHELEQRVSLRRALLEQKIEEEMLALQNERTERIRSLLERQAREIEAFDSESMRLGFSNMVLSNLSPEAFSHSYPGASSWSHNPSGGAGPHWGHPMGGPPQAWGHPMQGGPQPWGHPSGPMQGVPRGSSLGVRNSPQALRRTSSGGRTEPGMSRSTSVTSQISNGSHMSYT, encoded by the exons ATGCCATCCACCAGCCGAGCGGGCAGCCTGAAGGACCCCGAGATTGCAGAGCTCTTCTTCAAAGAAGATCCAGAGAAGCTCTTCACGGATCTCCGAGAGATCGGCCATGGAAGCTTTGGAGCTGTTTATTTT GCACATGATGTGCGCACCAATGAAGTGGTGGCCATCAAGAAAATGTCTTACAGTGGGAAGCAATCCAACGAG AAATGGCAGGATATCATTAAAGAAGTCAAGTTCCTACAAAGAATTAAACATCCAAACAGTATAGAATACAAAGGCTGCTATTTGCGGGAGCATACAGCATGG CTTGTTATGGAATACTGTTTAGGATCAGCATCAGATTTATTAGAAG TCCATAAAAAGCCATTGCAAGAGCTGGAAATTGCTGCAATTACCCACGGTGCTCTCCAAGGTTTAGCATACTTGCATTCTCACAACATGATCCATAG AGATATCAAGGCAGGAAACATCCTACTGACGGAACCAGGCCAGGTGAAACTCGCTGACTTCGGATCTGCTTCCATAGCATCTCCTGCCAATTCGTTTGTGGGGACACCATATTG GATGGCCCCAGAAGTGATTTTAGCcatggatgaagggcaatatgaTGGTAAAGTCGACGTGTGGTCACTTGGGATAACGTGTATCGAATTAG CGGAAAGGAAGCCTCCCTTGTTTAATATGAACGCAATGAGTGCCTTATATCACATAGCGCAGAATGAATCCCCTACACTCCAGTCCAATGAATG GTCTGATTATTTTCGAAACTTTGTAGATTCTTGCCTCCAGAAAATCCCCCAAGACAGGCCTACATCGGAGGAGCTCCTGAAG CACGTGTTTGTCCTCCGGGAGCGCCCTGAGACAGTGTTAATAGACCTGATCCAGAGAACAAAGGATGCAGTCAGAGAACTGGACAATCTTCAGTATCGCAAGATGAAGAAACTCCTCTTCCAGGAGGCGCACAACGGGCCCGCGGTGGAAacccaggaggaagaggag GAGCAAGACCACGGCATGGGCCGGACGGGAACAGTGAACAGTGTCGGGAGCAACCAGTCCATCCCCAGCATGTCCATTAGTGCCAGTAGCCAAAGCAGTAGTGTTAATAGTCTTCCAGATGCCTCGGACGACAGGAGCGAGCTGGACATGATGGAGGGTGACCACACGGTGATGTCCAACAGCTCCGTCATCCACTTGAAGCCG GAGGAAGAAAACTACAGGGAGGATCCGGACCCCCGATCAAGAGCGTCGGAACCCCAAGTGTCTCCACCCCAAGTGTCTCGCCACAGATCCCACTACCGCAACCGAGAGCATTTTGCTACTATACGCACAGCGTCGCTG GTGACGAGGCAGATGCAGGAGCACGAGCAAGACTCGGAGCTCCGGGAGCAGATGTCCGGCTACAAGCGGATGCGGCGGCAGCACCAGAAGCAGCTGATGGCCCTGGAGAACAAGCTGAAGGCCGAGATGGATGAGCACCGCCTGCGGCTGGACAAGGACCTGGAGACCCAGCGCAACAACTTTGCGGCGGAGATGGAGAAGCTCATCAAGAAGCACCAGGCGGCAATGGAGAAGGAGGTAGGGGGCAGCTGCTTCCGCACAGCTTCTCCG GCGAAAATCATGGCCAATGAAGAGAAGAAGTTTCAGCAGCACATTCAAGCCCAGCAGAAGAAAGAGCTGAACAGCTTCCTGGAATCCCAGAAAAGAGAGTATAAACTGCGCAAGGAGCAGCTCAAAGAG GAGCTGAATGAGAACCAGAGCACTCCCAAGAAGGAGAAGCAGGAGTGGCTGTCCAAGCAGAAGGAGAACATCCAGCACTTccaggcggaggaggaggccaaCCTGCTCCGGCGGCAGCGGCAGTACTTGGAGCTGGAGTGCCGCCGCTTCAAACGGCGGATGCTGCTGGGGCGCCACAACCTGGAGCAGGACCTTGTCCGGGAG GAGCTGAACAAGCGCCAGACACAGAAGGACCTGGAGCATGCCATGCTGCTGCGCCAGCACGAGTCCATGCAGGAGCTGGAGTTCCGGCACCTCAACACCATCCAGAAGATGCGCTGCGAGCTCATCCGGCTCCAGCACCAGACAGAGCTCACCAACCAGCTGGAGTATAACAAGCGGCGGGAGAGGGAGCTGCGACGCAAGCATGTCATGGAGGTGCGGCAGCAGCCCAAGAGCCTCAAG tctAAAGAGCTCCAGATCAAGAAGCAGTTCCAGGATACGTGCAAAATCCAGACCCGGCAGTACAAGGCCCTGCGGAACCACCTGCTGGAGACCACCCCCAAGAGTGAGCACAAGGCTGTCTTGAAGAGGCTCAAGGAGGAGCAGACTCGAAAGCTGGCCATCCTCGCAGAGCAGTACGACCACAGCATCAACGAGATGCTCTCCACACAGGCT CTGCGATTGGACGAGGCGCAGGAAGCAGAGTGCCAGGTCTTGAAgatgcagctgcagcaggaaCTGGAGCTGCTCAACGCCTATCAGAGCAAGATCAAGATGCAGGCAGAGGCTCAGCACGACCGGGAGCTGCACGAGCTGGAGCAGCGGGTGTCCCTGCGCAGGGCCCTCCTTGAGCAGAAG ATCGAGGAGGAGATGCTGGCCTTGCAGAACGAGCGCACGGAGCGGATCCGAAGCCTGCTGGAGCGCCAGGCCCGGGAGATTGAGGCGTTCGACTCGGAGAGCATGCGGCTGGGCTTCAGCAACATGGTCCTCTCGAACCTCTCCCCAGAGGCGTTCAGCCACAGCTACCCGGGAGCTTCCAGCTGGTCCCACAACCCTTCCGGGGGCGCAGGGCCCCACTGGGGTCACCCCATGGGTGGTCCGCCGCAGGCGTGGGGCCACCCAATGCAGGGCGGCCCCCAGCCATGGGGTCACCCCTCTGGGCCCATGCAGGGGGTCCCCCGGGGGAGCTCACTGGGGGTCCGCAACAGCCCCCAGGCTCTGAGGCGGACGTCCTCCGGGGGACGGACGGAGCCAGGCATGAGCAGGAGCACGAGCGTCACGTCACAAATATCCAATGGGTCACACATGTCTTATACATAA